One region of Pirellulales bacterium genomic DNA includes:
- a CDS encoding FtsK/SpoIIIE domain-containing protein, with amino-acid sequence MPSRPRQGRGDFERVLPKFLNHHTFPFTRCSLMRVVEREKHVLEQLVALVDQRLEAQRAADEAFRQGESRVSSDFQRAAADITAQFHSEAGSAERGERAKREGHVAQWKAQSRQIEDATQDAVQRLVNEINRAERTAHKAVDEARWLARTVFEAARKRMSEHMAELQQQLRSRLRTARAIESDCIAELERWGHRAIVDQTVVAPPDDDENGDHGERLNQALEIAKTELQALRALRLPDAVRGANAAWVFLATAALVAPLVAWLTGGNLTATVAATALFAAGLGVGLTIWLRGLARRQAAARFRPLLAAVRQAETSARRYLDKSAKAYKRKRSEIRRQRDAEYARAAEEHTPMLVACRKRRESDLPKLTADADQQLVVLQRKLDEALAKSQEIEAQLKADARQRYEQALTAAQATKERQLAANQAEYERARTAAALAWQTGYAAVQAELAAINQEIDETCPDWSFVTSGAWHPPHNVPKAIRFGELDLDLRSRAQSPDADGRDLRFRLPALLDFPGGSSIFIKTHGEGRQLAIGLFQLVLLRLLTAVPPGKVRLTIVDPVGLGQNFASFMHLADHDEALVSHRIWTEPVQIEQRLADLTEHIETVIQKYLRNEFPTIEAYNEAAGEVAEAFRVLVVANFPAGFTEAAARRLLSIASSGPRCGVQVLISVDSKQPPLPGISLADLQKHATVFNISGGELSWQEPAFKDLPLTVENPPTEECKRVLNTVGAAAHTAKRVEVPFEAIAPADDAYWKSDSRRGIDVPLGRAGATRLQHLRLGQGTSQHVLIAGKTGSGKSTLLHALITNAALRYSPDEIELYLIDFKKGVEFKTYVTHALPHARVIAIESEREFGLSVMQRLDAEMKQRGERFRQAGVQDIAGFRDAGESLPRILFIVDEFQEFFVEDDKVAQEASLLLDRLVRQGRAFGIHVHLGSQTLGGAYSLARTTLGQMAVRIALQCSEADAHLILSEENSAARLLSRPGEAIYNDANGLVEGNHPFQVVWLPDERRDVFLDEITRLNAQRPASARRHQIVFEGTRPADVEQSDTLAALFAAAHPPKVSGATGGLPTSASAGVPDGLPISATSAPRVWLGEPLAIQEATSTTFTRRGGSNLLLLGQNDEAAAGMLISSVLSLAAQVPAAQVTAAQLPANGNGESGPTVTILNGGLADRDYMPRLVQLSRLLPGRVRLASPNDTASVMAELAAEIERRHTSAGDESPRFLFVFDLPRLRELRRQEEEFSFSRSSEETPRRPDQQFADILRDGAAVGVHVIVWCDSLTNFQRMLDRQGLKEFDTRVLLQMSPTDSSLLMDTPAASLLGKHRALLHREDEGRLEKFRPYAPPSESWLAKTAEQLARRTLPP; translated from the coding sequence ATGCCGAGCCGGCCGCGGCAAGGTCGCGGCGATTTCGAGCGTGTCCTTCCAAAATTCCTCAACCACCACACGTTTCCTTTCACCCGTTGCAGCCTGATGCGCGTTGTCGAGCGTGAAAAGCACGTTCTGGAGCAGCTGGTGGCGCTGGTGGACCAGCGCCTCGAAGCGCAGCGCGCCGCCGACGAGGCTTTCCGCCAGGGAGAATCGCGCGTCAGCTCCGACTTTCAGCGGGCAGCGGCTGATATCACGGCGCAATTCCACAGCGAAGCCGGCTCGGCGGAAAGAGGCGAACGCGCCAAACGCGAAGGCCATGTCGCCCAATGGAAGGCTCAATCGCGGCAGATCGAGGACGCCACCCAGGATGCCGTGCAGCGCCTGGTCAATGAGATCAACCGCGCCGAGCGCACGGCCCACAAGGCGGTCGACGAAGCGCGCTGGCTGGCGCGCACCGTGTTCGAGGCGGCGCGCAAGCGCATGTCCGAGCACATGGCCGAATTGCAGCAGCAGCTGCGCAGCCGGCTGCGCACCGCTCGGGCGATCGAGAGTGATTGCATCGCGGAATTGGAACGCTGGGGCCATCGCGCGATCGTCGATCAGACCGTAGTTGCGCCGCCGGACGACGACGAGAACGGTGATCATGGCGAGCGATTGAATCAGGCCCTCGAGATCGCCAAGACCGAGTTGCAGGCGTTGCGTGCGCTGCGTCTGCCGGACGCCGTGCGCGGCGCGAATGCGGCCTGGGTCTTTTTGGCGACGGCCGCGCTCGTGGCGCCACTCGTCGCCTGGTTGACGGGCGGAAATCTGACAGCGACCGTGGCGGCCACCGCGCTGTTCGCGGCGGGTTTGGGCGTCGGACTGACGATCTGGCTGCGCGGGCTGGCTCGCCGGCAAGCCGCGGCGCGCTTCCGCCCACTGTTGGCGGCGGTGCGGCAGGCCGAGACGTCAGCCCGGCGGTACCTCGACAAGTCGGCCAAGGCCTACAAGCGTAAACGCAGTGAGATTCGCCGCCAGCGCGACGCGGAATACGCCCGCGCCGCCGAAGAGCACACGCCGATGCTCGTGGCCTGCCGCAAGCGGCGCGAAAGCGATCTGCCCAAGCTCACGGCCGACGCGGATCAACAGTTGGTGGTCCTGCAACGCAAGCTCGACGAAGCGCTTGCCAAATCGCAAGAGATCGAAGCGCAGCTCAAGGCCGACGCCCGTCAGCGCTACGAACAGGCGCTCACCGCGGCACAAGCCACCAAGGAGCGGCAGCTAGCTGCGAACCAGGCCGAGTACGAACGGGCCCGCACCGCCGCCGCGCTTGCCTGGCAGACTGGCTACGCGGCCGTACAGGCTGAGTTGGCCGCGATCAACCAGGAAATCGACGAAACCTGTCCCGATTGGAGCTTCGTCACCTCCGGCGCGTGGCATCCGCCGCATAACGTTCCGAAGGCGATCCGTTTTGGCGAGCTCGACCTGGATCTGCGTTCGCGCGCGCAATCGCCGGATGCGGACGGACGCGACTTGCGGTTTCGGCTGCCGGCGCTATTGGATTTTCCCGGCGGTTCGTCGATTTTCATCAAGACGCACGGCGAGGGGCGCCAACTCGCGATCGGGCTGTTTCAACTGGTGTTGTTGCGATTGCTCACCGCGGTGCCGCCAGGCAAAGTGCGATTGACGATCGTCGACCCGGTCGGGCTGGGCCAGAATTTTGCTTCCTTCATGCACCTGGCCGATCACGACGAGGCGCTTGTCAGCCATCGCATCTGGACCGAGCCGGTGCAGATCGAGCAGCGGCTGGCCGACTTGACCGAGCATATCGAGACGGTCATCCAGAAATATCTGCGCAACGAATTTCCCACGATCGAGGCCTACAACGAAGCCGCGGGCGAAGTGGCCGAGGCGTTTCGCGTGCTGGTCGTGGCCAACTTTCCGGCCGGCTTCACCGAGGCCGCGGCCCGCCGCCTGTTGAGCATCGCCTCCAGCGGCCCGCGCTGCGGCGTGCAGGTCTTGATCAGTGTCGATTCCAAGCAGCCGCCGCTGCCGGGCATCAGCCTGGCCGACCTGCAAAAGCACGCCACCGTGTTCAACATCTCGGGCGGCGAGCTGTCGTGGCAGGAGCCGGCTTTCAAGGACTTACCCCTGACCGTCGAAAACCCGCCCACCGAAGAATGCAAGCGCGTGCTGAACACCGTCGGCGCCGCCGCGCACACGGCCAAGCGCGTGGAAGTGCCGTTCGAAGCCATCGCGCCGGCGGACGATGCGTACTGGAAATCGGACAGCCGCCGCGGCATCGACGTTCCCTTGGGCCGGGCCGGCGCCACGCGCCTGCAACATCTGCGGCTCGGGCAAGGGACTTCGCAGCACGTGCTCATCGCCGGCAAAACCGGTTCGGGCAAGTCGACGCTGTTGCACGCCCTGATCACGAACGCCGCGCTGCGTTACAGCCCTGACGAAATTGAGCTGTATCTGATCGATTTCAAGAAAGGGGTCGAGTTCAAAACCTACGTCACGCACGCGCTGCCGCACGCCCGCGTGATCGCTATCGAGAGCGAGCGGGAGTTCGGCCTCAGCGTGATGCAAAGGCTCGACGCCGAAATGAAACAACGCGGCGAGCGGTTTCGACAGGCCGGCGTGCAGGATATCGCAGGCTTCCGCGACGCCGGCGAAAGCCTGCCGCGCATCCTGTTCATCGTCGACGAATTCCAGGAGTTCTTCGTCGAAGACGACAAGGTGGCGCAAGAGGCGTCGCTGCTCTTGGACCGCCTGGTGCGGCAGGGCCGTGCTTTTGGCATTCACGTACACCTGGGGTCGCAAACGCTGGGCGGGGCTTATTCGCTGGCCCGTACGACGCTCGGTCAAATGGCCGTGCGGATTGCGTTGCAGTGCAGCGAAGCCGACGCACATTTGATCCTCAGCGAAGAAAACTCGGCCGCCCGGCTCCTTTCGCGCCCCGGCGAAGCGATCTACAACGACGCCAACGGGCTGGTGGAAGGAAATCACCCGTTTCAGGTCGTCTGGCTGCCGGACGAGCGCCGCGACGTGTTCCTCGACGAGATCACGCGGCTCAACGCGCAGCGCCCCGCGAGCGCGCGGCGGCATCAGATCGTTTTCGAGGGAACCCGCCCGGCCGACGTCGAGCAAAGCGACACGCTGGCCGCGCTCTTTGCTGCCGCCCACCCTCCGAAGGTGTCTGGTGCCACTGGTGGCTTGCCCACCAGTGCTTCCGCGGGCGTCCCCGACGGCTTGCCCATCAGTGCGACATCCGCGCCGCGTGTCTGGCTCGGCGAGCCCTTGGCGATTCAAGAAGCGACGAGCACGACGTTCACGCGCCGTGGTGGCTCGAACCTACTCTTGCTGGGTCAGAACGACGAAGCAGCAGCCGGCATGTTGATCAGCTCCGTGCTCAGCCTGGCCGCCCAGGTGCCTGCCGCCCAGGTGACTGCCGCCCAGTTGCCTGCCAATGGCAATGGTGAGTCGGGGCCGACGGTCACGATTCTCAACGGCGGGTTGGCGGACCGCGACTATATGCCGCGCCTGGTCCAGTTATCGCGATTGCTGCCGGGCCGGGTGCGACTGGCCTCGCCGAACGATACCGCCAGCGTAATGGCGGAATTGGCAGCCGAGATCGAGCGCCGCCACACCTCGGCGGGCGACGAGAGCCCGAGATTTCTCTTCGTCTTCGACCTGCCGCGGCTTCGCGAGCTGCGCCGGCAGGAGGAGGAATTCAGCTTCTCGCGGAGCAGTGAAGAAACGCCGCGCCGGCCGGATCAGCAGTTCGCCGACATTCTGCGCGACGGGGCGGCCGTGGGCGTCCACGTGATCGTCTGGTGCGACTCGCTGACGAACTTCCAGCGGATGCTCGATCGGCAAGGGCTGAAGGAATTCGATACGCGGGTGCTCTTGCAAATGAGCCCCACCGATTCCAGCCTGCTCATGGACACGCCGGCCGCCAGCCTGTTGGGTAAGCACCGGGCGCTGTTGCACCGCGAAGACGAAGGCCGGCTGGAAAAATTCCGCCCTTACGCGCCCCCGAGTGAATCATGGCTGGCCAAAACGGCCGAGCAGCTTGCCCGACGGACACTGCCGCCATGA
- a CDS encoding WXG100 family type VII secretion target, giving the protein MSQAIVDPEQLRRFAHNLKRFNSDLQNQLMTLHGQLKNLGQTWRDKEQQKFNEEFEQTMLALSKFIEAADAHVPFLLRKADRAEEYLRQR; this is encoded by the coding sequence ATGTCGCAAGCCATCGTCGATCCCGAGCAGTTGCGTCGTTTTGCCCACAATCTGAAACGGTTCAACAGCGACCTGCAGAACCAGTTGATGACACTGCACGGGCAGTTGAAGAATCTCGGCCAGACCTGGCGCGACAAGGAACAGCAGAAGTTCAACGAGGAGTTCGAGCAGACCATGCTGGCCCTGTCGAAGTTCATCGAGGCGGCCGACGCCCACGTGCCGTTCTTGTTGCGCAAGGCGGATCGCGCGGAAGAATACCTGCGGCAACGTTGA
- a CDS encoding RpiB/LacA/LacB family sugar-phosphate isomerase, with translation MRIGIASDHGGFELKQLLADSLRKSGFDLVDFGAEVLNTADDYPDYVIPLAKAVAAGDIERGIAVCGSGVGASIAANKVHGARAALVHDGFSAHQGVEDDNMNILCLGGRVIGPLLAEEFVRTFLAAKFSGAERHQRRLGKVAALERVD, from the coding sequence ATGCGCATCGGAATCGCGTCGGATCATGGCGGCTTCGAGCTGAAACAATTGCTTGCCGACTCGCTGCGCAAAAGCGGATTTGACCTTGTTGATTTTGGCGCCGAGGTCTTGAACACCGCCGATGATTATCCCGATTACGTGATCCCGCTGGCCAAAGCGGTCGCTGCCGGCGACATCGAGCGCGGTATCGCCGTATGCGGTAGCGGTGTGGGCGCTTCGATCGCCGCCAACAAAGTACACGGCGCCCGCGCGGCTTTGGTTCACGACGGGTTCTCAGCCCACCAAGGGGTCGAAGACGACAACATGAACATCCTCTGCCTGGGCGGCCGGGTCATCGGGCCGCTTCTGGCGGAGGAATTCGTGCGCACGTTCCTGGCGGCGAAGTTTTCCGGCGCCGAAAGGCACCAGCGGCGCTTGGGTAAAGTGGCGGCGCTCGAGCGTGTCGACTGA
- a CDS encoding alpha/beta hydrolase, translating to MRLSTSRLLWASLLIVGRLTSVQGADDGIDLRSNVIYSQNRHCSFDLAVPQSPNGLRPGVVVIHGGGWVEGDKASFATAEHGTPGNIVEFAELGFVAAAINYRLSGDAPFPAALDDCRDAIRFLRAHAREYRLDPTRIGVYGNSAGGHLALLLALMDDPAEAKSNDNRKPSSRVQAAASDSGPVDLVRQFEENRLREVVTKFMGGSPEGERLSSYRRASPISYVAHRKEPAPPLLLIYGETDEQVDVRTADLLVGALAKAGQKDITYIRLANVGHCPHSMLHVPYTKTIVNEFFTRTLRQQ from the coding sequence ATGAGGCTTTCGACTTCTCGACTGCTATGGGCCAGCTTGCTCATCGTCGGCAGATTGACTTCCGTTCAAGGAGCCGATGACGGGATCGACCTGCGTAGCAACGTCATCTACAGCCAGAACAGACATTGCTCTTTCGACCTGGCCGTACCGCAATCGCCGAACGGTTTGCGCCCCGGCGTGGTCGTGATCCATGGTGGGGGCTGGGTCGAGGGAGACAAAGCCAGCTTCGCCACGGCCGAGCACGGCACACCGGGCAATATCGTCGAGTTCGCGGAACTGGGATTTGTCGCTGCCGCGATCAATTACCGGCTCTCGGGCGATGCCCCTTTTCCTGCCGCCTTGGACGATTGTCGCGATGCGATCCGTTTTTTACGCGCGCATGCGAGGGAATACCGCCTCGATCCGACACGAATTGGCGTGTACGGCAATTCGGCAGGCGGGCATTTGGCGCTCCTTTTGGCGCTCATGGATGACCCTGCCGAGGCCAAATCGAATGACAATCGAAAGCCGTCGAGCCGAGTGCAGGCCGCTGCCAGCGACAGTGGCCCCGTCGACCTCGTGCGTCAGTTCGAAGAGAACCGGCTGCGCGAGGTGGTCACTAAATTCATGGGCGGCTCGCCCGAAGGAGAACGGCTATCGTCGTACCGGCGCGCCTCTCCGATCAGCTACGTGGCGCACCGGAAGGAGCCGGCTCCGCCGCTACTGCTCATTTACGGCGAGACGGACGAGCAAGTCGACGTGCGAACGGCCGACCTCCTGGTAGGAGCGCTGGCCAAGGCGGGGCAAAAGGACATCACGTATATCCGACTGGCAAACGTCGGGCATTGCCCGCATTCGATGCTGCACGTTCCGTACACCAAAACGATCGTCAACGAGTTTTTCACGCGCACCCTGCGGCAACAGTAA
- a CDS encoding HAMP domain-containing sensor histidine kinase, with translation MALRPPSSMSREQLQAAMTASVRDSLRPLTTAMGIVFVILAVCSVSLGFGVWAPWLLALETASAAIAFGLRWLVGRYRVPDHLVYPMLLVIAALALVRCFGQLYVAQNPRDTMNVAILIAGTGLISLSLAWSAVIVAVAWAGWLAIAFTNPAGDEWLHFGFSLVWATALGAAVQVTRQRLQTRWLAAAAELEQHRDHLERLVEDRTRQLDASREQLRHAERLSSVGTLAAGIAHEINNPIGMILLSAEQALRMADPDSRNDALRSLLRDIVDNTKRCGRIVKNILRFARQDAAARWPDDINSVVQHAIELTQTYVARRGGVVEVELAPSLPKVKLNPVELEQVFVNLICNGVEAAEDSPHVRIRSEHVGAGVRVTVKDNGRGIPLEQRGRIFDPFYTTRHEQGGTGLGLSLAYGIVTGHGGTIRVAEAAGGGTEMIVELPGHFGESSVSSR, from the coding sequence ATGGCTCTCCGTCCACCGTCCTCGATGAGCCGTGAGCAATTGCAGGCGGCGATGACGGCGTCGGTCCGCGACAGCTTGCGGCCGCTGACGACGGCCATGGGCATCGTTTTCGTCATTCTTGCTGTGTGTTCGGTTTCATTGGGCTTCGGCGTCTGGGCGCCTTGGCTGTTGGCGCTAGAAACCGCTTCGGCCGCGATCGCCTTCGGTCTGCGCTGGCTGGTGGGCCGGTATCGTGTGCCAGATCATCTGGTTTATCCGATGCTGCTCGTGATTGCCGCATTGGCGCTTGTGCGCTGTTTCGGGCAGTTGTACGTGGCGCAGAATCCGCGCGACACGATGAACGTGGCCATTCTGATCGCCGGGACGGGCCTTATATCGCTCTCGCTTGCCTGGTCCGCCGTCATCGTCGCCGTCGCTTGGGCCGGGTGGTTGGCGATTGCTTTTACGAACCCCGCCGGCGACGAATGGTTGCACTTCGGCTTCTCGCTCGTGTGGGCGACGGCACTCGGCGCCGCAGTGCAGGTTACGCGGCAGCGACTGCAAACGCGCTGGCTGGCGGCTGCCGCCGAATTGGAGCAACACCGCGACCATCTCGAACGACTTGTCGAAGACCGAACGCGTCAGCTCGATGCTTCGCGCGAACAGCTGCGCCATGCCGAACGACTGTCCTCGGTGGGCACCTTGGCGGCCGGCATCGCGCACGAGATCAACAACCCCATCGGCATGATACTGTTATCGGCCGAACAAGCGCTGCGGATGGCCGATCCGGACAGCCGGAATGACGCCCTGAGGTCTTTGCTGCGAGATATTGTCGACAATACGAAGCGCTGCGGCCGCATCGTCAAGAACATCCTGCGATTCGCCCGCCAGGACGCGGCCGCGCGGTGGCCCGACGATATCAATTCGGTCGTGCAGCACGCGATCGAGCTGACGCAGACCTACGTGGCCCGTCGTGGCGGCGTCGTCGAGGTCGAGTTGGCGCCGTCCTTGCCGAAAGTGAAGCTTAATCCCGTCGAACTGGAACAGGTGTTCGTGAACTTGATCTGCAACGGTGTGGAGGCCGCCGAAGATTCGCCCCACGTGCGCATTCGCAGCGAACACGTCGGTGCCGGCGTGCGCGTTACTGTAAAAGACAACGGTCGCGGCATACCGCTCGAACAGCGCGGCCGCATCTTCGATCCCTTCTACACCACGCGCCATGAGCAGGGCGGTACTGGCCTCGGGCTGAGCCTCGCTTATGGCATTGTCACCGGCCACGGCGGCACGATTCGCGTTGCCGAAGCCGCAGGGGGTGGCACGGAAATGATCGTCGAACTCCCCGGTCACTTCGGAGAATCGTCGGTCTCGTCAAGATGA
- a CDS encoding alpha/beta hydrolase — protein sequence MKILFLHGWQSRPGGLKPSYLAEHGHEIINPVLPDEDFAEAVRIAQDACDRERPQVIVGSSRGGAVAMNVRAATVPLVLLCPAWKRWGDARSVKPGTVILHSRADEVIPFADSEELIARSNLPAEALVEIGRDHRLADPEPLAAMLAAAEGAARRSSR from the coding sequence ATGAAAATCCTGTTCCTTCATGGCTGGCAGTCGAGGCCGGGTGGGCTAAAGCCCTCGTACCTGGCGGAGCACGGGCACGAAATCATCAACCCGGTGCTACCCGATGAGGATTTCGCCGAGGCGGTGCGCATCGCGCAAGATGCGTGCGACCGAGAACGTCCGCAAGTGATCGTCGGGTCGAGCCGCGGCGGTGCCGTGGCCATGAACGTGCGTGCGGCCACGGTGCCGCTCGTGCTATTGTGCCCGGCCTGGAAGCGCTGGGGCGATGCACGAAGCGTAAAGCCTGGCACGGTGATTCTGCACAGCCGCGCCGACGAAGTGATCCCTTTCGCCGACAGCGAAGAGCTGATCGCCCGCAGCAACCTGCCGGCTGAAGCGCTCGTGGAAATTGGCCGGGATCATCGCCTGGCCGATCCCGAGCCTCTGGCGGCGATGTTGGCCGCGGCCGAAGGCGCCGCGCGTCGGAGCTCGCGATGA
- a CDS encoding tetratricopeptide repeat protein gives MKTVIAHVVIATILFAPHAALAQHGHGGGGGRGGGGWGGGGRGMSGGGFSGGRGGAPGGGGFSGSGGGGGRSGGNGGFSSGGGRGPSAPGYHAVSAGHGGPHGAPHNFAYGHRPAYHGGWYHGDWGGHWAHPWGFRPAGWYWGGGWGWGWGLGFGLGLGGGLALGLSFGSPWGWGYYPYYNPYWVPPVNSVTYINYGQPLVVAPPASAYPVQGAPYGAPGAAYPAQGDPDNPPTPALPDGVSAPPAARPPGSTAPASAAPVPALTSAQTQAMASFDKARTLFARGDYQLALAETNRAVALVPNDTLMHEFRALCLFATKDYQQAAAAVYAVLSIGPGWDWTTVSGLYPNADAYTQQLRALEGYCNDNPQAPHARFLLAYHYLLEGHDAEAATELEAVIELQPKDQLAAQLLKGLKKTPGDDTPGPSLATPATSAPPAAPVDASQVIGDWKSSRDDGSAFELHLTKDSKFTWKFNQDGKDQTLQGTYTLANNFLILAASDQNTLVGQVAMAPGDKLKFKLAGGAPNDPGLTFTR, from the coding sequence ATGAAAACCGTTATCGCTCATGTCGTGATCGCGACGATTCTTTTCGCCCCGCACGCGGCACTTGCCCAACATGGTCACGGTGGCGGCGGTGGTCGCGGCGGCGGAGGATGGGGTGGTGGTGGCCGCGGCATGAGCGGCGGTGGATTCTCGGGCGGACGAGGCGGCGCACCCGGAGGCGGTGGTTTTTCGGGCAGTGGAGGTGGCGGCGGCCGCAGCGGTGGCAACGGCGGATTTTCGAGCGGAGGCGGTCGAGGCCCGAGCGCGCCCGGCTATCACGCCGTGAGCGCCGGACACGGCGGACCGCATGGCGCGCCGCATAACTTTGCGTACGGGCATCGCCCGGCCTATCACGGCGGTTGGTACCACGGCGACTGGGGCGGTCATTGGGCGCACCCGTGGGGTTTTCGTCCCGCCGGTTGGTATTGGGGTGGCGGATGGGGTTGGGGTTGGGGACTGGGTTTCGGCTTGGGACTGGGCGGTGGGCTGGCCCTCGGCCTGAGCTTCGGCTCGCCATGGGGTTGGGGTTATTACCCCTACTACAATCCGTACTGGGTCCCGCCGGTCAACAGCGTCACGTACATCAACTACGGTCAGCCGCTCGTCGTCGCTCCTCCGGCCAGTGCGTATCCCGTGCAAGGGGCGCCATACGGTGCGCCGGGTGCCGCGTATCCGGCTCAAGGCGATCCTGACAATCCACCGACGCCGGCCTTGCCGGATGGCGTCTCGGCGCCCCCCGCTGCGCGGCCGCCCGGCAGCACAGCGCCGGCGAGCGCGGCGCCCGTGCCCGCCTTGACCAGTGCGCAGACACAAGCCATGGCCTCGTTCGACAAGGCGCGCACGCTGTTCGCGCGTGGCGACTATCAGTTGGCGCTCGCCGAAACGAATCGCGCCGTGGCGCTTGTGCCCAACGACACGCTGATGCACGAGTTCCGCGCTCTGTGCCTCTTTGCCACGAAGGACTATCAACAAGCCGCGGCCGCCGTCTACGCGGTGCTGTCGATCGGCCCAGGCTGGGATTGGACCACCGTCAGTGGGCTTTATCCCAACGCCGACGCCTACACACAACAGCTGCGCGCGCTGGAGGGCTATTGCAATGACAACCCGCAAGCGCCGCATGCCCGCTTCCTGCTGGCGTACCATTATCTGCTCGAAGGGCACGACGCCGAGGCCGCGACCGAGTTGGAAGCCGTGATCGAATTGCAACCCAAGGATCAACTCGCCGCCCAATTGCTGAAGGGTTTGAAAAAGACTCCGGGAGACGACACGCCCGGTCCGTCGTTGGCCACGCCGGCGACCAGCGCGCCGCCGGCCGCGCCGGTTGATGCGAGCCAGGTCATCGGCGATTGGAAGTCGTCGCGCGATGATGGCTCGGCTTTTGAGCTGCACCTGACCAAGGACAGCAAATTCACCTGGAAGTTCAACCAGGACGGCAAGGATCAGACCCTGCAGGGCACTTACACCCTGGCCAACAACTTCCTCATCCTCGCCGCCAGCGACCAGAACACGTTGGTGGGCCAGGTCGCCATGGCGCCAGGCGACAAGCTAAAATTCAAGCTCGCCGGCGGGGCTCCGAACGATCCGGGCCTGACATTCACGCGATAA
- a CDS encoding alpha/beta hydrolase — MRKLLSVAAVLMLACPARADDEAQPLQPTHANVSYGPHARNVLDFWAAEGTGTRPLLVHIHGGGWVAGDKKVSAAAVRTFLDRGISYASINYRRTDTDALPAPVHDAARAIQFLRSQAKEWNIDKPRIALNGTSAGACTSMWILLHDDLAKPQSADPVERESTRVAAAAVNAGQTSIDPPVIEAWLGPNVLKHRMIWMAVGEPDMAAALANYEKHKETYHEFSPINHLDGRDPPLLMTYGNNMTLPSQDAGHGIHHPVYGIKMKEKADAAGQECHLLIDGVSKSEKYASANDFLFDKLLAAPASNGK; from the coding sequence ATGCGAAAACTGCTCTCGGTCGCTGCCGTGCTGATGCTCGCCTGCCCGGCGCGCGCCGACGACGAGGCGCAGCCGCTACAGCCCACGCACGCCAATGTCTCGTATGGCCCCCACGCGCGGAATGTCCTCGACTTCTGGGCTGCCGAGGGGACGGGCACGCGCCCGTTGCTTGTGCATATTCACGGCGGCGGCTGGGTTGCCGGTGACAAGAAAGTTTCCGCGGCGGCGGTGCGCACGTTTCTCGACCGCGGAATTTCCTACGCATCGATCAACTATCGGCGGACGGATACCGATGCCCTGCCCGCCCCCGTACACGACGCGGCCCGGGCCATTCAATTCCTGCGCTCGCAAGCGAAGGAGTGGAATATCGACAAGCCGCGCATCGCTTTGAATGGCACGAGCGCCGGTGCCTGCACGTCGATGTGGATCTTGCTGCACGACGACCTGGCCAAACCGCAATCGGCCGATCCGGTCGAACGCGAATCGACGCGCGTCGCGGCCGCGGCCGTCAACGCCGGCCAGACGTCGATCGATCCCCCCGTCATCGAAGCCTGGCTCGGGCCGAACGTCCTCAAGCACCGCATGATCTGGATGGCCGTCGGCGAGCCCGACATGGCCGCGGCGCTAGCGAACTACGAAAAACATAAAGAGACGTACCACGAGTTTTCGCCGATCAATCACTTAGACGGCCGCGACCCGCCGCTGTTGATGACATACGGCAACAACATGACGCTTCCCTCGCAAGACGCCGGCCACGGCATCCATCACCCGGTCTATGGCATAAAGATGAAGGAAAAGGCCGACGCCGCCGGGCAAGAGTGCCATTTGCTGATCGACGGCGTTTCGAAGTCGGAGAAGTACGCCAGTGCCAACGATTTTCTCTTCGACAAGCTGTTGGCCGCCCCCGCCTCGAACGGTAAGTAA